The DNA region TAATCGCAGCAGAATGCCCGCAGCGGGCAGTACGGCGATCGGTAGCATGAGGCTCTTGCCCAGCCGCTGCAACTGGGCGAATCCCGGGATCCGCATGCCCGACTTGCTTTGTGCTTCTTGGGGCTTCGCAGAATCGTTGGTCACAGGTCAGCCTTCTCTCTCGCCGGTTTCGTGTCCTTGCGCAAGTTCGGCAAGCCTATTCTGGGTGCGATCGGCTTTCATCCGATCGGACAAAGGAGTCGCAACAATGAGCAGAACGCCAGTCCTCGCCCCGGTCGCGGGGCGCGCCGTCCCGCTATCCGAAGTCCCCGACCCGGTGTTCTCCGCGGGCATGGTGGGTTACGGCGCGGCGGTGGATCCGCCGCACGAGGTCGTCGAGGCGATCGCCCCGGTGAGCGGCAAGCTCCTCAAACTGCTGCCCCACGCGTACGTCATCATGACGGTCGACAACGTCGGTGTGCTGGTGCATCTCGGCTTGGACACCGTCGCGCTCAACGGTGAAGGATTCACGATCCACGTCACGCAGGGCGACGACGTCACCGCGGGCCAGAAGGTGATCACCTACGACGTGCCCGCGATCACGGCCAAAGGCCTGAATCCCATTGTCCCCGTGGTCGTGATGGACGAACGGGAGTCCGAGAACATCACTCCGGCAGAGGCCGTGCTCGAGGGTGCGGTGCTGGCCCCAGGTGACGACCTGTTCACCGCTGCCGGCTGATGGAAGTCGTTATCCTTCAAGACCGTACGCAGATCGGCAAGGTTGCCGCCGATGCGGTGGCGGGCTTGCTGAATCGGAAGCCCGACGCGGTTCTCGGCTTGGCCACCGGCTCTTCGCCACTGATGATCTATGACGAATTGGCGGCGCGCTACGAGGCCGGCGAACTGTCATTCCGCCAGGCCCGCGGCTTCACCCTCGATGAGTACGTCGGTCTGCCAGCCGATCACCCGGAGCGTTACCGCAACGTCATCGACGCGGTGTTCGTGTCCCGCGTCGATTTCGCTGACGGTGCGGTGCAGGGGCCTGACGGCCTTGCCGTCGACATTCCCGCCTCCTGTGCGGCATATGAGGCGGAGATCCGCGACGCGGGCGGCGTGGACCTCCAGATTCTGGGCATCGGAACCGACGGGCACATCGCGTTCAACGAGCCGGGGTCGTCGCTGGCTTCGCGGACCCGGATCAAGACGCTCACCAGGCAGACCCGCGTCGACAACGCCCGGTTCTTCGGCGACGACGTCGACGCGGTCCCCACGCACTGCCTGACGCAGGGGTTGGGCACCATCCTGGAGGCCCGGCACATCATCCTGGTGGCAACCGGCCGTGGCAAGGCCGAAGCGGTGCACCATCTCGTCGAGGGCGCCGTGAGCGCCATGTGGCCGGCGACCGTTCTGCAACACCACCCGCACGTCACCGTGCTACTCGACGACGCGGCCGCGCGGCGGCTCCAACTCGTCGACTACTACCGCGAGACCTACAGCTCCAAGCCGGACTGGCAGGGCATCTGAGGTGCTGCTGCGCGCCGACACCGTGCTAACCGGGCGCGAACTGTTGCGCCCGGGATGGATCGACATCGCTGCAGGGACGGTGCGCGCCGTGGGTGCCGGGCCCGCGCCCACGCCGCCCGATGTGGATCTGGGCGTGGCGACGGTGGTGCCGGGATTTGTCGACACGCACGTGCACGGCGGTGCCGGGGGGAACTTCTCGGCGGCGGACCCGGCCGAGACGGTGACCGCGGTCGAGCTGCACCGCAGACACGGCACGACCACCCTGGTCGCGTCGCTGGTCACCGCTGGCCCCGCCGAACTGCTGCGGCAGGTCGAGTCGCTGGCGCGCGACGTCCGGGCAGGCGTACTCGACGGGATCCACCTGGAGGGCCCGTGGCTGTCGCCGCTGCGCTGTGGTGCCCACCAGCCGTCACTGATGCGGGACCCCGAGCCCGCCGAGATCGACGCGGTGCTGCGCGCCGGCGACGGCACGATCCGCATGGTCACCATCGCACCGGAGCGCGCCGGGGCCATGGCTGCGATCGAGCAACTCGCCTCGTCCGGCGTGGTGGTCGCGGTCGGGCACACCGAGGCGACGTACGACCAGGCTCGGGCGGCTATCGACGCCGGCGCGACCATCGGCACGCACGTGTTCAACGCGATGCGCCCGATCGACCGGCGGGAACCAGGACCGATCGTGGCGCTTCTCGAAGACCCGCGCATCACGGTGGAACTGATCACCGACGGGGTGCACATCGATCCCGCAATCTACCGATTTGTCGCTAAAACCATTGGTCCTGAACGTATTTCGTTGATCACCGATGCCATGGCCGCGACCGGTATGTCCGACGGCCGCTACTACCTCGGACCGTTGGCGGTGGACGTCGCCGGCGGTGTGGCCCGGGTGGCCGGCACCGACACCATCGCCGGCAGCACGGCGACGATGGACCAGGTACTCCGGTTCGCGGTCGCCCACAGTGGAGCGCCGCGGAACGAGGCGTTGCTGGCCGCGGTGGCGCAGACGTCGGTGAACCCGGCCCGGGCGCTCGGGTTGCCGGCTAGCGCCGGACTGACCGCCGGGGCGGCCGCCGACATGGTGATGCTCGACAACGACCTCGCCGTCATCGGCGTGCTGCGGAAGGGCCACTGGGTGGTCACACCTGCGTGACCGTGGGCGCGGCTCAGATGATCGGTTCCTCCTCCGGGCCCAGGACACGCAACCAGCGATAGCCGTAGGGACCCAGGTCCAGCTCGACCCGACCCGATTTGTCGAGTTCGATCTCGGTGCGTCCGTCGAGCAGATCGACGAGCACGGATCCCGGTGCCACAGCGTCGAGTTCCAAAGCGACGATGCACCCCTCGGCTCCAAAGTTGTGTAGCGCGATCATCGACCACCCGGATTCCTCGCGGCACACATGGGCCAGTACCGCCCGATTGGGCTGCTTGAGGATCTCGACCGTAGACCAGCCGATCTCGGGCTGCTCCCGGTAGGTGTAGATGAGATTGCGCATGAACCACCAGAAAGAGCCGTGATCGCGGCGCTGATCGGCGGCGTTGACGCGCTCGGGTCCGTACAGGCCGTCCGGCAACGGACGGGTGAGCCGCCGTTTCACCGCACTGGAGAAACCGCCGTTGGTCCCGCCGGTCCACTGCATCGGACTGCGAACGGCGAGTCTTCCGGGGATTTCGGGGTTTTCGGCCATGCCGATCTCTTCGCCGTAGAACAGGACGGGAGTTCCCGGGAGGGAGAACGCGAGTGAGTACGCCATCTTCATCCGACGCTCATCCCCGCCGAGCATCGGGGGCAGCCGCCGGCGAAGCCCTCGGCCGTAGAGCTGCATGTCGGGATCGGGCCCGAAGGCGTCGAAAACCTCTTGTCGCTCAGTGTCGCTGAGCTTGTCGAGAGTGAGCTCGTCGTGATTGCGGATGAAATTCGCCCACTGGCTGGTCGGGTCGAGCGTAGGTCGCTGTCGAAGAGCCTTGGCGATCGGTCGGGCGTCGCCGCGGGCCATGGAGAGGTAGATCTGTTGCATGCCGATGAAGTCGAACTGCATGTTCAACCCGTCACCGTCGGCGCCGCCGAAGAATTTCTTCTGCTCCTTGTAGGGGACGTTGACCTCGCCGAGCAGAACAGCGTCACCCAGTCTGCGGGTGATGAAGTTCCGGATGTCGCCCAGATACTGGAACGGGTCGAAGACATCGATCTGGCCGGGCACGGCGTCCTTCGCGAACAGGAACGGGACGGCATCGACTCGGAATCCCGAGACGCCGAGCTCGAGCCAGAAGCCGAGCGTGCGTGAGATCTCTTCCTGCACTTTGGGATTCTCGATGTTGAGATCCGGCTGATGCTTGTAGAAGTGGTGCAGGTACCACTCGCCGGTCTTGCGGTCGAGTTCCCAGTTGCTGTCCTCCTGGTCGGGGAAGACCACATCTTTCGGGCTCGACTTCGGTTCGGTCGCACTCCACACGTAGTGGTCGCGGTACGGGTCGTCCTTGCTGCGGCGGGCGGACTTGAACCACGGGTG from Mycobacterium sp. DL includes:
- a CDS encoding PTS glucose transporter subunit IIA, which translates into the protein MSRTPVLAPVAGRAVPLSEVPDPVFSAGMVGYGAAVDPPHEVVEAIAPVSGKLLKLLPHAYVIMTVDNVGVLVHLGLDTVALNGEGFTIHVTQGDDVTAGQKVITYDVPAITAKGLNPIVPVVVMDERESENITPAEAVLEGAVLAPGDDLFTAAG
- the nagB gene encoding glucosamine-6-phosphate deaminase, which encodes MEVVILQDRTQIGKVAADAVAGLLNRKPDAVLGLATGSSPLMIYDELAARYEAGELSFRQARGFTLDEYVGLPADHPERYRNVIDAVFVSRVDFADGAVQGPDGLAVDIPASCAAYEAEIRDAGGVDLQILGIGTDGHIAFNEPGSSLASRTRIKTLTRQTRVDNARFFGDDVDAVPTHCLTQGLGTILEARHIILVATGRGKAEAVHHLVEGAVSAMWPATVLQHHPHVTVLLDDAAARRLQLVDYYRETYSSKPDWQGI
- the nagA gene encoding N-acetylglucosamine-6-phosphate deacetylase, with protein sequence MLLRADTVLTGRELLRPGWIDIAAGTVRAVGAGPAPTPPDVDLGVATVVPGFVDTHVHGGAGGNFSAADPAETVTAVELHRRHGTTTLVASLVTAGPAELLRQVESLARDVRAGVLDGIHLEGPWLSPLRCGAHQPSLMRDPEPAEIDAVLRAGDGTIRMVTIAPERAGAMAAIEQLASSGVVVAVGHTEATYDQARAAIDAGATIGTHVFNAMRPIDRREPGPIVALLEDPRITVELITDGVHIDPAIYRFVAKTIGPERISLITDAMAATGMSDGRYYLGPLAVDVAGGVARVAGTDTIAGSTATMDQVLRFAVAHSGAPRNEALLAAVAQTSVNPARALGLPASAGLTAGAAADMVMLDNDLAVIGVLRKGHWVVTPA
- a CDS encoding alpha-amylase family protein yields the protein MRSADSGDLWWKNAVFYCADIETFYDWNGDGTGDIRGMTDRLEYLNDLGVTCLWLMPFYPTARKDDGYDITDFYGVDPRLGTLGDFVELVRTAKSKGIRVIVDFVMNHTSDAHPWFKSARRSKDDPYRDHYVWSATEPKSSPKDVVFPDQEDSNWELDRKTGEWYLHHFYKHQPDLNIENPKVQEEISRTLGFWLELGVSGFRVDAVPFLFAKDAVPGQIDVFDPFQYLGDIRNFITRRLGDAVLLGEVNVPYKEQKKFFGGADGDGLNMQFDFIGMQQIYLSMARGDARPIAKALRQRPTLDPTSQWANFIRNHDELTLDKLSDTERQEVFDAFGPDPDMQLYGRGLRRRLPPMLGGDERRMKMAYSLAFSLPGTPVLFYGEEIGMAENPEIPGRLAVRSPMQWTGGTNGGFSSAVKRRLTRPLPDGLYGPERVNAADQRRDHGSFWWFMRNLIYTYREQPEIGWSTVEILKQPNRAVLAHVCREESGWSMIALHNFGAEGCIVALELDAVAPGSVLVDLLDGRTEIELDKSGRVELDLGPYGYRWLRVLGPEEEPII